caaaaaaattatatattgaaaaaataaaaatcgtTTGtagaaaatttatatttataaaaagtacaattataataaaatatattattatatataaaatatattatatttttatgtttctttggttatttttatattcatatgatttttttttttttttttttttttttttttttcgtttattataaatgtaataaaatatataaatatatattatatttatataaaatatgtttatgtatttattcatatataattttattttttttacaaaaatattataattaagaagatatataatatatatatatatatatattatatatatatatatattatatatatatatataatgtcattcaatataaaacaataattcgaaataatatataatatctcaataaaaaggaaagagGACAAACAAACAATccagaaaaaagaaaaaaataaataagaatataaaaaaaaaaaaaaaaagaaggaagAAGGAaggaagaaataaataacactttttttttctttctttttttttttttttttttttttttcttcaaatatTATCCATAGTACTTAATACTATAATTTTTGAAAATTTTTGGTAAGTactttatgtatgtatttattttctcaaacaaaaatatatgaaaagaagAATTGTATAAGaataacattaatatataaaaatattgtgaatatatttttgtatatgtcCTAATTTTATATGCGTGTGcaaaatttaaatatcatCCAtcttatatatcataatatatatatatatatatatatatataatatgtaaagtCTAATTTGAATTAATAACAttatgaaattattataaaattaaactcttttaatgtatattattattttttaattttttttccagataagtaaaaatatatatatatatgcccacatatatatatatatatatatatatatatatatatatatatatttaaatatacacatttccacatattacaaatacatttataaaaaaaataaaaaaaaatggtagAAGAGGAAAATGGAATACGTAGTTATTTTAgaagattatatataaacactTCTGACGTAAGTCTAAAAAAtagaatacaaaaaaaagaaaatatagaaaaaatagaaaaaatataaaaagtagaaaaaaaaagaaaacatagaaaaaataattttctacaatttgttaatttttttattaatatataaaattaaaaataaatatatgtttattttaatgTGCTTTTTGtctattcatataattatatatatatatatatatatatttttttatttttcctttttatagtATGTAAAAAATTACATGACTGCTTCAGATCAAGAAATGCAAAATAATGCCGATCCAATTATGGATATAATAGCCACGGCTCCAAGtgattcattatattttattgaaaGGATAAATCTTATATCAGCAATAATAAGTTTAAGTACATCCTTTCCATATTTAACTTACTTACTTATATATTGGAAAGATTGTTCATGTAATGATATTTTGAGGTGGTGGATTGTTATAAATAGTATCTTACAATTAATACAAGCACCTGTTagatttttcttatattttttgttaagaaaatataaaagcgAAAATGAACGAATGCACATACACGCGTAAGAATAAAATTGTTTTTAAACAagtcatttatttttttatcaacataaattataatatattaaagcattcaatatatatatatatatatatatatatatacatatacatatatctattatttatttttttattagattGAGAAGACTTACCAGCTCTAAAGGTTGGAAACTTAGCAAACGATTCAGCCTCCTAAATTATTTGTGGTTCATAACTGGTACTGTAGTTATGGTTGTAACTAGAAAACATACGAAGAATTTTTACTTATGGTTTATATCTTGgactattatattatcatgtaTATTCCGTGTATTCTTTACAATTATAtggttttgttttttctttccttatcatcaaaatatacccaaaaaaaaaaaaggagtaCCCAAAACTTTTTTCTCAGAAATTACAACATTTAAATATTGCTTAACaaggaaattaaaaaatgaatcatGTTCTATATGTTTATCAGATTTTATAGAAAAAGATGAAATCATGGAATTAAATTGTTTACATAATTTCCATACCAAATGCGCTAAAAAATGGCTATCACAAAAAAGACATTGTCCTTTATGTCAAAGGGACGTTATGAAAccaatatgaagaaaaaataaaaataaaaaaaaaaaaaaaaaaaaaaaacacacatatatatatatatatatgtttgaagTTATAAAggtatatttataaagtataatatataaatatattttcttttctttttctttttttttttttttttttgatatgtaACACCTTATgcttttttccttttatcttttttaattatattattatttttttatttattatttttttaaattctcataaaaataatttatatcaatTATTTGAATGCAAcccttttattatataaatataaatatatatatatatatatatatatatttttaacaaccatatgtacatattaaatacataaaatacatacattaatctacatacatatattaattttttttttttttattattcttaagttataaattataatttgtttatataaagtttaataatatataatgtatgtatttcttttttgctctttaatataaaaatataaatataaatataaatagatatatatatatatttatttatgtataaataaaatttttattaaaaatttcatttttgtaattttaactgcttttacaatatataaatatatatatatttatatatttttctgaattattttataattataaaattaaaagtcATAAACAGATCATTTAATGATGAGGACAAATATTTGAACATGAAATGCAAGAATAAAGTTCCTTTTTTATGGTAACCTTTATAACAGtataagtaaatataaaagcacatgtttattatttttattgaaaaaaataaaaacataatatgcctacacatatatataaaatttatagttcataaaaaatatatctatatgtaactaaacattttattaagaaataaaagaagaatttaAGAAATAGATAAGAATATAtggacttttttttttttttttttttttttttttttttataaaataaaacttatatattaagaaaataaataaataaataaataaataaataaatatatacatatatgtgtatcatttaaaaaaaaactaaaaaCAAGATAATTTTAGAACATAAAATTCAaaagatattatatacacTTAGCAAACAAATTGTATAATTGCTTGGGTACATAAAATTGACATGTCatcatacataatatattaaatatataaatatatatatatatatatatttatatatttatgtttgtatttatttataatttttttgagtcatacatattttatattattcaaaataatCTCGGTTGGATTCCTCAATAGGCTTAATAATTGTTAAGGGATCACAGGAATATTCATGAAGCTCCtcattaaatttaaatttagAAAGATTACTCAGTAAACTATCTTTTTGTAGTGTTttagatgatgataatattgatGTTGAATTTTCTTGTGTCTTTGTAAAATCATTTGTAAAATCAatagttttattatttgttgtaTTAACAGAAGCATCCATTTCTTCACTTTTTAAACTTTTTAAAACatccatatatttattatataaatctttttttattttagacTTGTTAGATATAACAGGTTCGTTTCTTATTACTGCTTTATTATACACATTgtcataattatcataattatcataattatcatacTTATCAtagttataattattattattattgttgttattttttatatttgtatatttttttttattctcatACGATTTATCCATTTTactatttgttttattcatcttataattattatcatatgtatatttatttttattatctttatcatCATATGTATTCATTTTAACACCATGAGAATTATCACTTATTAGGAAAGtacctttttttatattattataatcatttgaACTATATagatcattattatattcatttctaAAACccttattattgttattattatgatgactattatttatcatttccttatttttagtttgattatatttatcaacaCTTATGTTAGGTCCCATATCTGAACTTAAAGAATCTAATAAAACaatactactattattactattagcTTCATAACTAGTTTGAGAAATAaaattgtaattttttttcttactcTTCTCATCATAGGATTTATTTCTTACATTACTATctgtaattttattatttacataattatcattttgatCATTATTTTGTCTAGAAAgtttgtttatatttctaGAATGATATCtagataaattattattattattattattattattatttttttttttattattatttttattgtcgttcatatttattacacCCTTCACCATCATATCTTCATCAAATTCGTCTTCTAAATTAGACACATCCcctttattttgaatatcccctttattttgtatatcccCTTTATTTTGCGTATCCCCTTTATTTTGTGTAtcccttttatttttatttctatttttattctcTTCAACATAAAATAATGGAAATTTctcatcattttcttcatcactTGTAATTTGACTCTCTAAATTATccttttgattatttttataaatagatTTATCAATAGTATCAATAAATGAACTAtccaaattatattttttcttcatattgaTAGGTTTTATCATACTATCCCTCTTATTTATAGAatccttatttatattttttttatctatcaTTATGTGATTATCATTtccttttatatcattatttatatattctttattttcttgcccccttttttttttctctcctttattatatgtccaattttttttcaaatcaTAAGCcacatcatcataataatcatttttgtttttcttacTATTAGAGATATCATCATttgtatttgttttattcaCAACTTTCAATTTGCTCACACTATCCATTTTATTGTCtgcattattttttttattatatgtatgacTAAGattaaacattttttttaattttgcactactaaataaagatatatcattatttccAAGATAAGATGACATATCACTAGATGTACTATGAAGTAGGTCTTCATCATtcttatcataatttttttttatatttttactatcatttgtatctttatttttaatatcttctTTCTTTACACATACATTATCAAAATGTGTATctagcttttttttttctcttggCAATTCTTCTTTCCtctctttattttcatcatcatgtccttcattttttatagaatcatttgtataattttccacattttcttcattttctcttatatctatattattttttgttttactCTTAACTTTAgttttatttgaattaataaaaatattaaaatcatcattatattcataggttaaattattattgtcttcttctttataaatggtcttttcttcattttgcatattattatatatattttcttgttCCTTCCTTTGTGTATCACCATCTATTTTGTGATTGATTCCACTTATATCActaacaatatttttatgatcatGTTTAATATTTCTAACATCATATGTGTTGTCAAGATTTTGAACTTTAacactactattattattattattattattattattattattattatcatatttattagaaGATAGTGATATATCCATTTGCTTATCCATAAAACCATCTACATAATCATAa
The Plasmodium sp. gorilla clade G2 genome assembly, contig: PADLG01_00_47, whole genome shotgun sequence DNA segment above includes these coding regions:
- a CDS encoding RING zinc finger protein,putative, which gives rise to MVEEENGIRSYFRRLYINTSDYVKNYMTASDQEMQNNADPIMDIIATAPSDSLYFIERINLISAIISLSTSFPYLTYLLIYWKDCSCNDILRWWIVINSILQLIQAPVRFFLYFLLRKYKSENERMHIHALRRLTSSKGWKLSKRFSLLNYLWFITGTVVMVVTRKHTKNFYLWFISWTIILSCIFRVFFTIIWFCFFFPYHQNIPKKKKGVPKTFFSEITTFKYCLTRKLKNESCSICLSDFIEKDEIMELNCLHNFHTKCAKKWLSQKRHCPLCQRDVMKPI